A region of Geobacillus sp. 46C-IIa DNA encodes the following proteins:
- the yqeH gene encoding ribosome biogenesis GTPase YqeH has protein sequence MEPQLRCIGCGAAIQVEDPKKAGYAPKSVLEKEAEEIICQRCFRLKHYNEVQDVPLDDHDFLQMLHRIGESKALVVYIVDIFDFNGSWIPGLPRFAADNPILLVGNKADLLPRSVKYPKLLQWMRRMAEELGLRPIDVRLVSAAKGIGMAGVMEAVDRYREDGDVYVVGCTNVGKSTFINRIIEEATGKGNVITTSYFPGTTLDMIEIPFEGGASLYDTPGIINHHQMAHFVDARDLKIITPKREIHPRVYQLNEGQTLFFGGLARLDYVKGGRRPFVCYVANDLTIHRTKLEKADSLYANQLGSLLAPPSKRYADEFPPLVPRTLSVKERKTDIVFSGLGWVTCNDPGAQLVVHAPKGVDVFIRQSLI, from the coding sequence GTGGAGCCACAACTGCGTTGCATCGGCTGCGGGGCGGCCATCCAAGTTGAAGACCCAAAAAAGGCGGGGTATGCGCCGAAAAGCGTGCTTGAAAAAGAGGCGGAAGAAATCATTTGCCAACGCTGCTTTCGCCTGAAACATTATAACGAAGTGCAAGATGTGCCGCTTGATGATCACGATTTTTTGCAGATGCTGCATCGCATCGGGGAATCGAAGGCGCTTGTTGTTTACATCGTCGATATTTTCGATTTCAACGGCAGCTGGATTCCCGGTTTGCCGCGGTTTGCGGCGGACAATCCGATTTTGCTTGTCGGCAATAAGGCTGATTTGCTGCCGAGGTCGGTGAAATATCCGAAGCTGTTGCAATGGATGCGCCGCATGGCGGAGGAGCTCGGGCTGCGGCCGATTGACGTTCGTCTCGTCAGTGCGGCGAAAGGGATTGGCATGGCGGGCGTCATGGAGGCGGTCGACCGCTATCGCGAAGACGGGGACGTCTATGTCGTCGGCTGCACGAACGTTGGCAAGTCGACGTTCATTAATCGGATCATTGAAGAGGCGACCGGCAAAGGGAACGTCATTACAACATCGTATTTCCCGGGGACGACGCTTGATATGATCGAAATTCCGTTTGAGGGCGGAGCGTCGCTGTATGACACGCCGGGCATTATCAACCATCACCAAATGGCGCATTTCGTCGATGCGCGCGACTTAAAAATCATTACGCCGAAGCGGGAAATCCATCCGCGCGTGTACCAGCTCAATGAAGGGCAAACGCTCTTTTTCGGCGGCTTGGCCCGCCTTGATTACGTCAAAGGCGGGCGCCGCCCGTTTGTCTGTTACGTCGCCAACGACTTAACGATTCACCGGACAAAGCTGGAAAAAGCGGATTCGCTTTACGCCAACCAGCTCGGCAGCTTGCTCGCCCCGCCAAGCAAACGCTACGCGGATGAGTTTCCGCCGCTTGTGCCGCGCACGTTGTCGGTCAAGGAGCGAAAAACGGATATCGTCTTTTCCGGGCTCGGTTGGGTGACGTGCAACGACCCGGGCGCCCAGCTCGTCGTCCACGCCCCTAAAGGA
- the pssA gene encoding CDP-diacylglycerol--serine O-phosphatidyltransferase, with the protein MFLSDYLDYTLKKLKANMANILTMTNLSLGGFSVLTTLNGQLHMSVLLIFLAAFVDRFDGAVARKLNIESELGKQLDSMSDIVSFGVAPALLMYEALFREFGAPGAVFTILYIACGAFRLARFNITENNGYFAGLPITAAGVLMTLGYLAIPYLPPQSFMFLALILSFLMVGTFKLKKI; encoded by the coding sequence TTGTTCTTATCGGATTATTTAGATTATACGTTAAAAAAGTTAAAAGCCAACATGGCCAACATTTTGACGATGACGAACTTATCGCTCGGCGGCTTTTCCGTCTTGACTACGCTGAACGGGCAGCTTCACATGAGCGTGCTTCTCATTTTTTTAGCAGCGTTTGTCGATCGCTTTGACGGCGCCGTCGCCCGCAAGCTGAACATCGAATCCGAGCTCGGCAAACAGCTTGACTCGATGAGCGACATTGTTTCCTTTGGCGTCGCGCCCGCCCTGTTAATGTACGAAGCCTTGTTCCGTGAATTCGGTGCGCCAGGAGCGGTGTTCACCATTTTGTATATCGCCTGCGGCGCCTTTCGCCTCGCCCGCTTTAACATCACGGAGAACAACGGCTATTTCGCCGGGCTGCCGATTACGGCAGCCGGGGTGCTGATGACGTTAGGCTATTTGGCCATTCCGTACCTTCCGCCGCAATCGTTTATGTTTTTAGCGCTGATCTTATCGTTTTTAATGGTCGGAACGTTTAAACTGAAAAAAATATGA
- a CDS encoding YqeG family HAD IIIA-type phosphatase, protein MLHYFLPSQFAKRVIDITPDELKEKGVKGIITDLDNTLVEWDRPGATPELAAWFEAIKQVGIKVVIVSNNNKRRVQSFAEPLGIPFIFEARKPLTRAFLQALEIMGLKKEEVVVIGDQLLTDVLGGNRLGLNTILVVPIAQTDGLWTRFNRKIERKILHAMRKKGMIYWEE, encoded by the coding sequence ATGCTTCATTATTTTTTACCAAGCCAGTTTGCAAAGCGCGTCATTGACATTACACCGGATGAGCTGAAGGAAAAAGGGGTGAAAGGGATCATCACCGATCTTGACAATACGCTCGTCGAGTGGGACAGGCCAGGCGCGACCCCGGAACTGGCAGCATGGTTTGAGGCGATCAAGCAGGTGGGCATTAAGGTCGTCATCGTATCGAATAATAATAAACGACGCGTGCAGTCGTTTGCCGAACCGCTCGGCATCCCGTTCATTTTTGAAGCGCGCAAACCGCTGACGCGCGCGTTTTTGCAGGCGTTGGAGATAATGGGGCTGAAAAAGGAGGAGGTCGTCGTCATCGGCGACCAGTTGCTGACTGATGTGCTCGGCGGCAACCGCCTCGGATTAAATACGATTTTAGTCGTCCCAATCGCTCAGACGGACGGGTTATGGACACGCTTTAACCGGAAAATAGAGCGGAAAATTTTACATGCCATGCGGAAAAAAGGGATGATTTACTGGGAGGAATGA
- a CDS encoding phosphatidylserine decarboxylase — protein MRKWLYRLFIELTNHSLSSKLLASFARSRLSAPLIPSYAKIYHINQEEMEKSLKNYKTLQQLFVRRLKAGTRPVDADEHAVVSPVDAVIEEMGTIQETSEMMVKGKPYSIAEMLGSAEAAQPYVNGFFFILYLSPSHYHRIHSPISGVIEKQWTLGRKSYPVNRLGLKYGRRPLEKNYRLITEVTAGGKRMAIVKVGAMFVNSIELTHKGDRLVKGEEMAYFSFGSTVVLLFERGSFTPDPRIAAPMPIKVGERLGYWR, from the coding sequence TTGCGAAAATGGCTGTACCGTTTGTTTATTGAGTTGACCAATCACTCGCTTTCCTCGAAGCTGCTCGCTTCGTTTGCCAGATCGCGCCTCAGCGCGCCGTTGATACCATCGTATGCGAAAATTTATCATATTAACCAAGAAGAAATGGAAAAAAGCCTAAAAAATTATAAAACGTTGCAGCAGTTGTTCGTTCGCCGGCTCAAAGCCGGGACTAGACCGGTCGATGCTGATGAGCATGCGGTCGTCAGTCCGGTCGATGCGGTCATTGAGGAAATGGGAACGATCCAAGAAACGAGTGAAATGATGGTCAAAGGGAAACCGTATTCGATTGCGGAAATGCTTGGCAGTGCCGAGGCTGCGCAACCGTATGTGAACGGGTTCTTTTTTATTCTGTATTTGAGCCCGAGCCATTATCACCGCATCCATAGCCCAATATCTGGCGTGATCGAAAAACAGTGGACGCTTGGCCGCAAATCATACCCTGTCAACCGCCTCGGCTTAAAATACGGGCGGCGGCCGCTTGAAAAAAACTATCGCCTTATTACGGAAGTCACGGCTGGCGGCAAGCGCATGGCCATCGTCAAGGTCGGCGCCATGTTTGTCAACAGCATTGAACTGACCCATAAGGGGGATCGGTTGGTGAAGGGGGAGGAAATGGCGTATTTTTCATTCGGCTCGACTGTCGTGCTCCTGTTTGAACGGGGAAGCTTTACGCCCGACCCGCGCATTGCCGCGCCGATGCCGATTAAAGTTGGCGAGCGGCTCGGCTATTGGCGCTAG
- a CDS encoding sporulation histidine kinase inhibitor Sda encodes MKHLSDELLIESYFKAKELNLSPEFIELIEKEILRRSLAHKIKLSS; translated from the coding sequence ATGAAACATTTGTCTGATGAGCTGTTGATCGAATCATACTTTAAGGCGAAAGAACTCAATTTAAGCCCGGAATTCATCGAACTGATCGAAAAGGAAATCCTGCGTCGGTCATTGGCCCATAAAATCAAATTGTCATCATAA
- the motA gene encoding flagellar motor stator protein MotA: protein MDKTSVVGAILGVIAVGLGMYFKGVSPSVLINPAALLIILVGTAAAVTIAFPTQEIKKVPKLLKIIFTEPATPTVEQLIPLFVDWANVARREGLLALEAKLDDIDDPFLRNGLSMAIDGQTQEFIRDVMTEEIAAMEERHEANAAIFTQAGTYAPTLGVLGAVIGLIAALGNMENIAELGQAISAAFVATLLGIFTGYVLWHPFANKLRRKSKEEAKVRYIMIEGVLSILEGQAPRMIEQKLASYLPESERRHVLTQGETVNG, encoded by the coding sequence TTGGATAAAACATCAGTCGTCGGCGCCATCTTGGGCGTGATCGCCGTTGGACTCGGCATGTACTTTAAAGGCGTATCGCCGTCTGTGCTAATCAATCCGGCCGCCCTTTTAATTATTCTCGTCGGGACGGCCGCAGCGGTCACGATCGCTTTTCCGACGCAAGAAATTAAAAAAGTGCCGAAGCTGTTAAAAATCATTTTTACCGAACCGGCGACCCCGACGGTCGAGCAGCTCATTCCGCTGTTCGTCGACTGGGCGAACGTCGCCCGCCGCGAAGGGCTGCTGGCGCTTGAAGCGAAGCTCGACGACATCGACGACCCGTTTTTGCGCAACGGGCTCAGCATGGCGATCGACGGGCAGACGCAAGAGTTCATCCGCGATGTGATGACAGAAGAAATTGCGGCCATGGAAGAGCGTCATGAAGCAAACGCCGCCATTTTTACGCAAGCCGGCACATACGCGCCGACGCTCGGGGTGCTCGGCGCTGTCATCGGCTTGATCGCCGCACTTGGAAACATGGAAAATATCGCTGAACTCGGCCAGGCGATCAGCGCCGCGTTTGTAGCGACACTGCTCGGGATTTTCACCGGCTACGTGCTTTGGCATCCGTTCGCCAACAAATTGCGGCGGAAATCGAAAGAAGAAGCGAAAGTGCGCTACATCATGATTGAAGGGGTGCTGTCCATTTTGGAAGGACAAGCCCCGCGCATGATCGAGCAGAAACTTGCTTCGTATTTGCCGGAAAGCGAGCGGCGCCACGTGCTGACACAAGGAGAAACGGTCAATGGGTAA